cagaaggggtagtatatgtaaaataatataattgactAGGCTGTGTATTTCACATAATTATAGTATAGTTTTAACTGTTcgtgagatggatagcctgagggaaaaactgttcttgtgccttcCGGCTCtgatgctcagagctctgaagcatcagCCAGAAGGCAGCATTTCcgaaaggtagtgggcagggtgagtgggatccagagtgattttaccagcccttttcctcactctgaaagtgtacagttcttgaagggagggcaaggggcaaccaataatatGCTCAgtagtccaaactgtcctttgtagtcttctgatgtctgatttcattgctgaaccaaaccagacagtcaatgaagtgcagaggacagactcaatgactgctgagtagaactggattagtagcaagtccttgtttgtatgggtgaggagatgtagttcgtcagttTTGTTAGGGAGAGAGTGgtgattcgctagatgaatactcggcagtgctgttcgaaagcCACGCTGTCGGAGCTTGACCAACACTCCAGCTCGCTTCCCTCGCCTGTGTCTCACAGCGtgcttaaacaacacagctgtgcCTCTGACTAAAAGGTCCAGCAAAACATCTGAATAGTCAAAAATctggaaaagattgtctggtatgtgctgccgaatgttcagcagtttgtcccCAGTAAGAATTACTAAACACATAACAAacgaataaaaacaacaaaagaatcggagagctccacaccgaggtggCCATCTGCGGCACCATCTTTACAATAAatatgatatgcatgaagaatgtgaatcaccaaaaacaaaagaagaatgttaaagtgtagatttaaagtaaaaaaatatttacatattgatctgtttctcagcaacACACATCATATCGctacagaagatatggattaaaccactggagtcgtgtgaatgacttttatgatgtctttatgtgcAATttgggagcttcaaaattttggaacccattcacttgcattgtatggaccaacagagctgaaatattcttttaaaaatcacaatttgtgttttgcagaagaaagaaagccatacatatcTGTGATGGTAATATATCTCACATAtctatgagtaaatgatgagagaattgaaatttttgggtgaactgtttctttaagagaaaatgtataaagCACATTTCAATTAGTTAAACATAAAACAACAGATTTGTTGTGAAATATTTTCTCATTCTCTCACAGAAGAGTGCAAGATTTGGATTGTTTCTCATCATCCTCCAGTCTTCCTTTTGATTCCTTCCTGTTTGGGTCATTTAGCTCATCAAAAAGTCCACTGTCAATCATCTCCTGTTGCCATGGAATTGGCACTGCCCCTGTGCTGAATTCTTTAAAAAACTTCTCATCGTTGGCATCAAGTTCAATCCCTTTGACCTCTGAGAATTCTTTGATGTCGCCTGTATCTTTAGCGTACACAACGTTGGGTTTGGGCACCCATGGAGGTGCAATGAGCCCCGCCTCCAGTCGAGGGAAGTTGATAGATTTGAAGAACTCGTGTTTCCGAGGGTCATCCTCCCTAAAGACAAAAACAGTTCACAGGTAGTGCCATTGCATATGTGCAACTGTCCAACATGACAGAAATATAATGATAtaaaacagcctgatctcatgaaaactaTGCGACTGTGACGACATTTTggtaaaataatattattcatgACTCGTTTTGCAGCAGTTCCGAAGTAAtatggcactaaaagcgagttaaatgttgtACAGCATGAATGTACAGCATTCAAAGTAATTTATAATTAGCTTCAAAAAGTGCTACAAGTGACTATAggaatatatgtatatgttaatGTCATTTAAACCTATGCCTATGCAACAAAACTGTTATGGAATCTCTACCTGGTGTCTTCACCCAGAGAATTAAATGACCCAGAGCTAATTTGGTATAACATTCATGCTTTACTCCAACCAAACCAACTGCAAACTCAATTACTGAGAGAGACTGATTTTAAACAGACCATTTCTTAGAATTGGTACCACACTGGCTTATTTCTGCTGACAGAGTAAATCTTCTGCTTCTAATCTGGCAGGCGGAGGGCAGAACTGGACTGACCATGTCCTAATAATGACCACCAGTGCAAACAGTGTGTCCTTTTGCCATGAAATACATAAACTCTGTTCCAAAACAAAATAAGCTGACTTGCATAAGTCAAGTCCAGCTCCCTGCATAAGCAGCTCCCTTCCttcagcatcctaactgaaatgaaccctcataagtgactgatttggaaggAACATTCTACATAGGAACAAAGTAGTACATCATACATATAACATTCCTTACAAGAAGTGCACAGGAGTCTCAACGCACAATTGATTCCTATAgattttgatgttagcatgttgctaagctaacactgtgttgataaaatatatattggttaattagggctgttgattaaAGTTATTAATTCAGttcgattaattatataaaaataatgtgtacaaaaataaatgcaattaatcatgcccctggacggtaataaggaatattcctaccttCGGGGCAAttcatgcttaaagggatagttcacccaaaaatgaaaattctctcttcgtttcctcacacttatgccatcccagatatgtatgacttcttttcttcagaagaacacaaattaagattttcagaagaatttctcagctgtttGGTCCTCacgatacaagtgaatggtgaccaaaactcagATGGTCCAATAAGCACATGAAGCACATAAAACGCACAGTGGTTAACTACATTTCTTCAgacgtgatatgataggtgtgggtgagaaacagaccgatattaaagtactttttttactgtaaatctacactttaatTTTCAcctccacattctggtgtggttgtgactttcacattcagccaccttttggtcggggctggtcaaagatggagattatagtaaaaaaggacttaaatattgatctgtttctcacccacacctatcatatcacatatgaagaaatggatttaaccactggagtcttaaggattacttttatgctgcctttatgtgcttttagaacCATCTGAGTTCtggccagcattcacttgcattgtatggacctacagagctgaaatattcttctaaaagtccttgtttgtgtacagcagaagaaagaaagtcatacatatctgggatgacatgagggtgattaaagaattttcatctttgggtgaactatccgtttgAAGTACTTCATGTTTTTACTAGTACCAGTCAACAGGGGGCCCAACTCCGATTGCAGGGGTCTCGAGACGTgattttttaaaatttatttcaaactacatttaacttgacatagcGTCATAAAACCGCTGTGTTTATGAGGCGACACATCCAAAGTTAGACTCTGATGCATGCGAACATTGAcatgtccttagaaaagcccttataataaatatattaattaaattaaattaaaaagaaattagCGATTGTCAGCTCTAtggataatataattattttgaaaattacTTTATATTTTGCATCTATACTTTCAGTATTGAACAACATCATAATTTCTCTCATCTTGTCTGacgttgtgtatttatttttcattgcgCTCCTTCCATGCAAAGAATAAATGAAATGCTGCCTTGGAATTTGGCTAAAAGAAGGAATGTGATGGCCAAAATATACTTTGCTTTTGCGTGTGCTGCTACAACCCATGCATAGTATGCATAATGGAAATATCGTCATCAGCACAGGCCACGCTGACTGTCCAAATGCAGACCAAAAGATTCAtaaagcagtcatagtgcgcaTGCATCAAACTCATCCATAAAGGCTTGTGGTCAAGACTATGCTTTGAAAGACTTAACTGAACAAGACATAACAGCACATGAAAAACACAGTATACCCTCAGCCTTTAGAAGGCAAATTAATGAACCTTTTGGAATGCTGTCaagttaggcagctcactaggttttcagTTCACAGAACCACAGCAACACTGCCACTTACATGCAGCCAAGACGGTCTTCAacattttttttcagaaaaagaCTAATGATGTCCTTGGTGGGAGCGTCAAACCCTTTGTGTTCAAATTTGCACTCATCTTCTAGAGTTCTTCTGGTTACCTCTTCTTTCTGGACTTTCTCTTTGTGTTCTTTAAAGGGCAAATGGCCAGCCACCATCTCATAGATACTACAACCCAGGGCCCACCAGTCCACTGACATACGATACGGTTCCTGCTTCAGAATCTCTGGTGCCATGTACCCTTTAGTGCCAGCCTGAGATGGAAAAGACAACAAAAGAGGCCAGAGGGTATGGGAGAGAAAAAGGGGTTATGAGAAAAACGATTTTGTGAAAACTATCAACATTCATTTTGCCACCTGAAATAGAAAAGGCAGTTTCTATCAAATCTAACATGGAACCAGCAGCAACCTTTTCATAATCCTCAATAAAACTTTCTTTAGGGGAGATTTTTATAAGTCTGTATAGTTATAGTAGCTTAGGTATATGTTAGTAGTGATAAATAGCTATTAGTACTTTGCTAGGCTATAACCATAGTGACTATAAGATTGGGGAAAACTGGGGGTAATATATTAAAGGGttaattctcccaaaaatgaaaattctgtaataatttactcacccttatgccacccctttctgcagcagaacacatataaagatttttagaagaatatttcagctgttttggtccatacaatgcaagtgaatggtgaccaaaatttttgaagctccaaaaatcatacaagttagcataaaagtaatgcatataactccagtggttaaatcaatgtatcCAGAAGTGATATCATTGGTGTGGGGGAGAAATAGGTCAATATCTAAGTCTCAAtattaaattctcctccctgctcagtcagtctccacttaaactttcacattcttcttgtgtttttggagattaacattctttatgcatatcactgggcagggaaaataatttcaaaacttgacttatatattgatctgtttctcacccacacctatcatatctgaagatatggatttaaccactggagtcatatggattactttcatgatgcctttatgtgatttttagaaagtcaacattttggcacccattcacttgcattgtatggaccttcagagctaaaatattcttctaaaaatcttaatttgtgttttacagaagaaagaaagtcatacacatctgggatggcatgtgggtgagtaaataatgtgaaaagaaatttaatttttgggtaaaaaaaTTCCTGTTTGTCCTCACCTTTTGACAGATGGTTTTCCTGTTTGGAAGCTCCACGGCCAGACCCAGGTCCGACAGCCTGCACTGGCCCTGACTGTCCAACAACACATTCTCTGGCTTCATGTCCCTGTACGCAATATCCATAGCATGTAGATGCAGGATCCCATTGGTGATCTGAGCCGTGTAGTAGATGATACGCTCCATCTCAAGACCGTGCTCCCCAATGTGGTAAATGTGGTACTTCAGATCCCCTCCATTCATCAGAGTCATGACCAGACACAGGTGGGTCTTTGTGTGAAACGCGTAGGCCAGGTTCACCAGAAACAGGCTGTTCACCTTCTCCAAGATCTGTTTCTCCAGCAGAGCCATCTTCTCCCCTCCTTTCTTCTTCAGATGTTTCTTGTCCAGTTTCTTGCAGGCGTACATCTGACCTGTGTTTCTCACCTGAACAGCACACACCTGAAAAGATAGAGCAGAACAGTCAAAAGGCAAAAAGTAACTGTTTTTTCCCCCAATGAAAATCTAATAATTTAAAGtgattttatggtgttttttcttcttcttctttttttttttacttgacagaCCAGAGTAACTATTCACTTTGCATTACTGCTAAAAAACCCTGTGAAGGCCTGAGTTTAACTAGAGGTAGATACAATCAAAACACAAAAAGGTCAAAAGCAGTCGTTGGATCTATCAAGATGAGGAAATATTTATAGTAATGGAGAATTGGTGACATGTTCACATCTACAgacatatttttatttctttaatgggCTTAAAAATTGGCATCAAAAGGAGGATGGTAAAAACACTCACCTCTCCAAATCCTCCTTTCCCCAAAGTCCTGAATTCATAGAAGTATTTATCAGAGATTGTCTGCTTCTCAAATTCCTTCCATTGCAGAAATCGATCAAAAAACGGGCTTGTCTGATAATCGGTGAACGGATTTCCTTTCAGGAACTCGTGTGTTGCATCCTTCACTTGTTCCATCATCACCTCTTCAAAGTCCTTTTCCGAGACTGCTTTACACTTCTCTGCCACATCCCCAGTCAGAAAGGTCAAGAAACTCTTGGAATCGGCTTTGCAGAATTTGTTGATGATATTCTGCCTGGCTTTGTCCTTTGCACCTGCCTCCGCCAAATTCCAGTCATTCAACTCATCAAGGAACTCAGCAGCAGCAATGTATTCCGGACTGGAGGTTAAAAGGAATTGTCGAAAGCAAGTCTTCCCGATGGGTTGCTTCTCGCAGATCTGCTCAAAATCATTGGGAATACTTGCACGGACTGCAGTACACTGCTCTGGTTTGGGAAGGTTGAGGCTACGCCTTCGTTTCATCATCTCCTTGTCGTCTCGACTTTGTGCTTTCAGGTAGGCCGTGTTAGCCACAAGATTGCCCAGTCCGCCCATGTCACACATGGCTGTGGTTGGTGAAGGGTCAACGTGTGATGCTCCAGGTAACAATGAATAAAAAATGGGATGTGGGCAACCACTGTAGCTGGCTAGCTCTGAATCGCTGATGAGACAAACAGAATGAGGCTTCAAGTCTCAGTCTGAGTCTTCCACCATCACTCACGTAATTGCTCGAGCAGAATTAAAATCCCCAATAGGGATTTTCTCTTAAGCAAGTGCCTTTGAATGCTCATTCGCGGATGCTGCGCGCGGAAAGGAACTTATGCCGTACCTGACTTAAGAGGCTTTGGACTATGTTTAGCCACAATACTAAGTAACAGACAATGCCACTGTTGCCTCTAACAGTCCTCTCTGCTCTCAACGTCAGTGGTCCTTGTTAGTGCAAATCTTATTGCCACATTGCTTGAATGTTCTGGATGATTGCCAAGGCACAGCTGAGGTTGCTGggatgttctggctggttgctagggtattgttaTGTGGTTGCCTGACTATTCTAGGTTGTTGCTTATTGTGCCCATGTCAAATAACTTAATGACCCAGTCTTTTTGATATGGCTTGGATCCATCCATCAAAGTAAGTCTTTGAGGTATCTTTCATGTCTATATCACAACCAGTGTAGTTATGTACATTTTAGACTTAATTCAAGGATTTAATGCCCAAccataagtatgagcaatagtattaTTGCACTaattacactaaatataaagcttaaaacaaatgttttagtgAATTCCCATTTACATTCTTGTCAAATGCCTTGCattcaagggcatagatttggcttgataATCGTTTGCACTTGCTTGTTTGGATTACGCCCCTGCTTGCACTCAGAAAGACACTTGGGTTAGTAGCTGATGCTATTATAGGTTGATTTTAGCTGTTTTCAGTTCTTTGAGAGTCTGAAATGCAAGATATTATCATTTTTTTCTTGCATAATTAAAActtatattacataatatatattttttgaacatttaattatatttgatttaaaagGTAGTCTGAGGCCAGAAgggaaaatgcttttattttgcgttcgaatttaattaaaacatttctgtTACAAATTACTGTTGAGTGCAAAgggtaaaaatgtttttatttgaaataacatatattacaagacaaaataatagcataatttaaacaaatgaaCCTGTTAAAAAGTTTACACCCCCTTTAAAGTTGTGTGTTGATTTCTTGAGATCTATAAATGTGTTCACCTtatgtaatagttgtgtattggtccctcaattgtcctatgTGTCAAAAGCGAGATCTCAACATATAGCCACTGTttggaagaactcaaatgtgcagaagatgctgggaaaccaaagaatgtgCAGTATTGGAGGAGGATTCATCTATTGAACAGTGGGcatcttcactgctcaggacaaagcagagACTCACAATGAATAACAGTCACAAAAGACTCAAACAGTAATTTATTATCAAGGAAGAAACACTCAATATTAAGAACCAATGGGAAGTAAACTTTTGAATAGGATCATTTGTGCAAATCCAGTGATGTTAATATCTGTTAAATAAAAATTTCTTCATCAGGGCAGTACTACTTAAAACAAAAATCTATGCATTTTTTATGAtccctattatttatttattttataataaatatttgtagatTCTGCAAGGGGGATTCAAACTTGGGCGCTCAAAtgtatattatcagcataaaaatTTGAGTGAtaagtttaattgaaaaatgtacatacactgcaaaaaatgattttctagacaagtatttttgtcttgtattcctgtcaaattatctaaactttcttaaaacacgatttatttacttgtcaagcaaaatgggataagatattaagtcttgttttaagataaatctgactaaatttagtgaactttagactcaaaacaagaaaaaaaatctgccaatggggtaagcaaaataaacttaatacaAGTTTATTTATAGGGCAGAATCTTGATCTTCCATCTTCATTCTCTTGTTTTTCAAAATCTTGTAACTTGATTATTTTCAGtgataaaaggaaataaaaaatccTAAAATTTCATTGGGGTCTCTTATGGATACCACCGCAAGTGTTACTGAGAAGTAAACTAATATGCTTTCTGTTGTGGTACCTCTTTTCAGGACTTTGATACCAGAAGTCAAATATGTTTATCGTATAGATGAATACTATGGTCATCAGAAACAGCAAGACAGTATTTAGTATTACAAGACAGGTCAGTCGTAGGTCAAGTTTGTTTATTCCTGCTCTGGCTGTTACAGAGTGCAAATCTTTCTTTACATGTGATGCTATAATTAGACCTTTCACCTACTGTCTAGATTTATACTTGGCTAGCTGTTATAGACGGTTTTATAAAAAGTTACGCAATTATCAGACAAGTCTGCGTTGCTGTAGTTATATAAAGCCACTATTTCTGCCCAGGGACCCCCACACAAGTTATAAGACAACATAGGGCCCCAAAAgtctaaaaatgtttttctcaGTAAAACTGTATAGTATCATCCGGttataacattaacaaacattaatacTTTATGCAAGCGTTGACCTTGTTTCTCAGTTAACTAACCTACTTTACCTTTTCCATGTACTAGAATCATCACACCACTGTGTTGCCTGACAGAAAGTTATATTCATTTTTTAACAATGGTTTTATGCACTATAGATTCAATTGAATCAACATGCCTTGGAC
The sequence above is a segment of the Xyrauchen texanus isolate HMW12.3.18 chromosome 29, RBS_HiC_50CHRs, whole genome shotgun sequence genome. Coding sequences within it:
- the grk7b gene encoding LOW QUALITY PROTEIN: rhodopsin kinase grk7-b (The sequence of the model RefSeq protein was modified relative to this genomic sequence to represent the inferred CDS: substituted 1 base at 1 genomic stop codon), whose amino-acid sequence is MCDMGGLGNLVANTAYLKAQSRDDKEMMKRRRSLNLPKPEQCTAVRASIPNDFEQICEKQPIGKTCFRQFLLTSSPEYIAAAEFLDELNDWNLAEAGAKDKARQNIINKFCKADSKSFLTFLTGDVAEKCKAVSEKDFEEVMMEQVKDATHEFLKGNPFTDYQTSPFFDRFLQWKEFEKQTISDKYFYEFRTLGKGGFGEVCAVQVRNTGQMYACKKLDKKHLKKKGGEKMALLEKQILEKVNSLFLVNLAYAFHTKTHLCLVMTLMNGGDLKYHIYHIGEHGLEMERIIYYTAQITNGILHLHAMDIAYRDMKPENVLLDSQGQCRLSDLGLAVELPNRKTICQKAGTKGYMAPEILKQEPYRMSVDWWALGCSIYEMVAGHLPFKEHKEKVQKEEVTRRTLEDECKFEHKGFDAPTKDIISLFLKKNVEDRLGCMXVADDPRKHEFFKSINFPRLEAGLIAPPWVPKPNVVYAKDTGDIKEFSEVKGIELDANDEKFFKEFSTGAVPIPWQQEMIDSGLFDELNDPNRKESKGRLEDDEKQSKSCTLL